From the genome of Clostridium sp. BNL1100, one region includes:
- a CDS encoding transaldolase family protein has translation MSTFKGKLHETVVKFPNTDIWMDSCGENELNYALERGCVGATSNPAIVGSVIKGELTIWERRIKEMVTERKDMTEEDVAWALIYEIGALRSKKLLPIFNESKGKKGRLSIQTNPKYYRDTEKMLQQADVINSLGENMQVKMPASEAGIKAMEEATYRGISINATVSFTVAQAVAVAEAVERGLKRREAEGLSTETMSPVCTIMIGRTDDWLKKYADENDIIVDPEILEWSGIAVMKEAYRIFKERGYKTRLLSAACRNHHHWSQLIGGDLSMTIPFNWHKKLNSCDIEVASRIEIPVKEEYMNQLKKLSEFQKSFDEFGMKYSEFEKYGGFRTTVSGFIGGYDELLKLVRGYMI, from the coding sequence ATGAGTACATTTAAGGGCAAATTACATGAAACAGTAGTTAAATTTCCAAATACAGATATATGGATGGACTCCTGCGGGGAAAACGAACTGAACTATGCATTGGAGAGAGGCTGTGTCGGTGCTACAAGTAATCCTGCTATAGTAGGTTCTGTTATTAAGGGAGAACTGACTATTTGGGAAAGACGTATAAAAGAAATGGTCACAGAAAGAAAAGATATGACCGAAGAAGATGTGGCATGGGCTCTGATTTATGAAATAGGTGCTCTTAGATCAAAAAAGCTTCTTCCTATTTTTAATGAATCAAAGGGTAAAAAGGGAAGATTGTCAATTCAGACTAATCCCAAGTATTACAGAGATACTGAAAAAATGTTGCAGCAGGCAGATGTTATAAATAGCCTTGGCGAAAATATGCAGGTAAAAATGCCTGCCTCGGAAGCAGGAATTAAAGCAATGGAAGAGGCAACTTACAGAGGAATCAGTATTAATGCAACTGTTTCTTTCACGGTTGCACAGGCTGTTGCAGTTGCTGAGGCTGTTGAAAGAGGCTTGAAGAGAAGAGAAGCTGAAGGCCTGTCTACTGAAACCATGTCACCGGTTTGTACAATAATGATAGGCAGGACTGATGACTGGTTGAAGAAATATGCCGATGAAAATGATATAATTGTTGATCCTGAAATCTTAGAATGGTCAGGGATTGCAGTTATGAAGGAAGCCTACAGAATATTTAAGGAAAGAGGCTATAAGACCAGATTGCTGTCAGCAGCATGCAGAAACCACCACCATTGGTCACAATTGATAGGTGGCGATTTGTCAATGACTATTCCTTTCAACTGGCACAAGAAATTGAACTCATGTGATATCGAAGTAGCAAGCAGAATTGAAATACCTGTTAAAGAAGAATATATGAATCAACTCAAAAAGCTTAGCGAATTTCAAAAGTCCTTCGACGAATTTGGAATGAAGTATAGTGAATTTGAAAAATATGGCGGCTTCAGAACTACAGTATCCGGATTTATTGGTGGTTATGACGAATTATTAAAACTTGTAAGGGGATACATGATTTAA
- a CDS encoding fucose isomerase, which translates to MKQKVKLGVVCLTRTTYEYKTAQAMYTKTIEDLKKLPDVDFTFIEDCVIEIKDAEEAAVKLLSANVDGVVIISGTFHLGHLALIFAKYIKKPFLLWAYNELPYDGGKIRLNAVCGLNLNASNLYKTGKDDYSCTIGDSIDEKWVDALRVKVALQNAKVGLVGYRAHGFFNVGVDDMDIYQKTGILIDHYEIADMFSQPVTDIEIEEEEKEVRALFICKEVNDIQVKKVAQLCVSASKFVEKNGLTAVAVRCWPEFAANYGISPCAAMSILQSKGIILSCEGDVEGALSMLAGAALGAETPFLADLSQVDLQEDFALMWHCGVAPANLWDGKSERTLDTYFAGGKGVTAGFVMKEGHVNLIRFDTARGKTRMFLAAGESIEMKKQLCGTYTKVKFEQNINDLLNTVTETGVAHHLAMLYGEYRDVLRLAAKMMNYEVIE; encoded by the coding sequence ATGAAACAAAAAGTTAAACTTGGCGTTGTCTGTCTGACCAGAACCACATACGAATATAAAACAGCACAGGCAATGTATACAAAAACAATTGAAGACCTGAAAAAGCTGCCTGATGTGGACTTTACGTTCATTGAAGATTGCGTAATTGAAATAAAAGATGCAGAAGAGGCTGCGGTTAAACTGTTATCAGCTAATGTAGATGGTGTGGTTATAATAAGCGGTACCTTCCATTTGGGTCATCTGGCCTTGATTTTTGCAAAATACATTAAAAAACCGTTCTTACTTTGGGCATACAATGAGCTTCCTTATGATGGTGGTAAAATTCGTCTGAATGCTGTTTGTGGTTTGAATCTCAATGCTTCCAATCTTTATAAGACCGGAAAGGATGACTACTCCTGCACCATCGGTGACAGTATTGATGAAAAATGGGTAGATGCATTAAGGGTAAAGGTTGCTCTCCAAAATGCAAAGGTAGGACTTGTAGGCTATCGTGCCCACGGATTTTTTAATGTTGGCGTTGATGACATGGATATCTATCAAAAAACAGGCATTTTGATAGACCATTATGAAATTGCAGATATGTTTTCACAGCCTGTAACTGATATTGAAATTGAAGAAGAAGAGAAAGAAGTCAGGGCGTTATTTATATGTAAGGAAGTTAATGATATACAAGTTAAAAAAGTTGCTCAGCTTTGTGTAAGTGCTTCTAAATTTGTTGAGAAAAATGGCCTTACTGCAGTAGCAGTAAGATGTTGGCCGGAATTTGCCGCAAATTATGGAATTTCACCTTGCGCAGCCATGTCCATTCTCCAATCAAAAGGGATAATTTTATCCTGCGAAGGTGATGTTGAGGGTGCTTTATCCATGCTGGCAGGTGCTGCTTTAGGTGCTGAAACACCATTCCTTGCAGACCTTTCACAGGTTGACCTTCAGGAAGATTTTGCTCTTATGTGGCATTGCGGTGTTGCACCGGCTAATCTTTGGGACGGAAAGAGTGAAAGAACACTTGATACTTATTTTGCCGGAGGTAAAGGTGTAACTGCCGGTTTTGTAATGAAAGAGGGTCATGTTAATCTTATAAGATTTGACACTGCCCGGGGAAAAACAAGAATGTTCCTTGCAGCAGGTGAGTCCATAGAAATGAAGAAACAGCTCTGCGGAACCTACACAAAGGTAAAATTTGAACAGAACATTAATGACTTGCTCAATACAGTAACAGAAACAGGTGTCGCACACCATTTGGCTATGCTGTACGGAGAGTACAGGGATGTATTGAGGTTGGCAGCAAAAATGATGAATTATGAAGTTATAGAGTAG
- a CDS encoding transaldolase family protein: protein MKYFLDSAKLDEIKYAYENFCIDGVTTNPKHIQLSGKPFMQVVKDVAAWIKEEGIEGMDKFPVSFEINPHHDKWEDIVEAAKEVAAYSPNYVIKLPCTEQGLIAAKKLEKMGIRTNVTLVFSPSQAIPVGKLGAKFVSPFVGWKENSGDDSINYISDIIDIYRNYGFDTEIIVAAVRNGKQIGDFAALGADIVTCGLDVYKASFEHPFTTYGLSVFRNAWDGTAKE, encoded by the coding sequence ATGAAATATTTTTTAGACAGCGCAAAACTGGATGAAATCAAGTATGCATATGAAAATTTTTGTATTGATGGTGTTACAACTAACCCAAAACATATCCAATTAAGCGGAAAGCCATTTATGCAGGTTGTTAAAGATGTAGCGGCATGGATAAAGGAAGAAGGAATTGAAGGCATGGATAAATTTCCTGTATCCTTCGAAATCAATCCACATCATGATAAGTGGGAGGATATAGTTGAAGCAGCTAAGGAAGTAGCGGCTTATTCACCAAACTACGTAATAAAGCTCCCATGTACCGAACAGGGACTAATTGCTGCTAAAAAGCTTGAAAAAATGGGAATAAGAACAAATGTTACACTGGTATTTTCTCCTTCACAGGCAATTCCTGTAGGAAAGCTGGGAGCTAAGTTTGTTTCACCTTTCGTAGGCTGGAAGGAAAATAGCGGTGATGACTCAATAAATTATATTTCTGATATTATTGATATATATAGAAACTACGGTTTTGATACTGAAATAATTGTTGCAGCAGTAAGAAACGGTAAGCAAATCGGTGATTTTGCCGCTCTGGGTGCAGACATTGTGACCTGTGGATTGGATGTATATAAGGCAAGCTTTGAGCATCCCTTTACAACATATGGATTAAGTGTATTCAGAAATGCTTGGGATGGTACAGCCAAAGAATAA
- a CDS encoding RpiB/LacA/LacB family sugar-phosphate isomerase: MKKIIIGSDKSGFPLKEAIKAHLTQLGYEVTDGGTLKEEEPKPYFEVASAVAKRVSDGEFERAVLICGTGMGVSIVANKYKGVYAAVCENTYAAEKARAINDANILCLGGWLTAEFVGCAMVDTFLNTEFTQNLEEWRAKNLRNARIQVKNIEDEIYK, translated from the coding sequence ATGAAAAAAATAATTATTGGTTCAGATAAATCAGGTTTTCCGTTAAAGGAAGCTATAAAAGCACATTTAACACAGTTGGGTTATGAAGTTACTGATGGTGGCACACTCAAGGAAGAGGAACCCAAACCATATTTTGAAGTAGCTTCGGCAGTTGCTAAAAGAGTATCGGACGGGGAGTTTGAAAGAGCAGTTTTAATCTGCGGTACCGGTATGGGAGTATCAATAGTTGCAAATAAGTACAAGGGAGTTTATGCGGCAGTTTGTGAAAACACATATGCTGCTGAAAAAGCCAGAGCTATAAATGATGCCAACATTTTATGCCTTGGTGGCTGGCTTACCGCTGAGTTTGTGGGCTGTGCCATGGTAGACACCTTCCTCAACACAGAATTTACACAGAATCTTGAAGAATGGCGAGCAAAGAATTTAAGGAATGCAAGAATCCAAGTTAAAAATATTGAAGATGAGATCTACAAATAA
- a CDS encoding transketolase C-terminal domain-containing protein, with protein sequence MVLENRWLRETYVDLLIEYAKQDNRLVIVEADLMKAAGTTRFGETFPERTVNCGVQEANMIGVAAGMSAMGKIPFTHTFTPFSTRRVCDQVTLSVAYAGLNVKIMGSDPGVTAELNGGTHMSMEDVAIMRNIPGMIIYEPVDSAQLKKAFPQILEHYGPVYIRLLRRNAVQIFDDNTEFKLGKGIVLKEGRDVTILASGIMVAEALKAAEKLSAKGIDAEIINIHTIKPLDEELVLQSARKTGAVVTAENHSVLNGLGGAVAEFLGENYPVPVQRVGVKDTFGEVGFTDFLKEKYGLTEKEIVQAAEKAIDMKR encoded by the coding sequence ATGGTACTTGAAAACAGATGGTTAAGAGAGACCTATGTTGACCTGCTGATAGAATATGCAAAGCAGGACAACAGGCTTGTTATAGTAGAAGCTGACCTTATGAAGGCAGCAGGAACTACACGTTTTGGAGAAACTTTTCCTGAAAGAACTGTAAACTGTGGTGTTCAGGAAGCAAACATGATAGGTGTTGCAGCAGGAATGTCTGCAATGGGCAAAATTCCATTTACTCATACCTTCACTCCTTTTTCTACAAGACGTGTATGTGATCAGGTTACTTTATCCGTTGCCTATGCCGGACTGAATGTAAAGATTATGGGCAGTGACCCCGGAGTGACTGCTGAGCTAAATGGCGGTACTCATATGAGTATGGAAGACGTAGCAATTATGAGAAATATACCGGGGATGATTATATACGAACCGGTAGACAGCGCTCAGCTAAAGAAAGCTTTCCCACAAATATTGGAACACTATGGCCCTGTTTATATAAGGTTATTAAGAAGAAATGCAGTACAGATATTTGACGACAATACTGAATTTAAACTTGGAAAGGGTATTGTTCTCAAAGAAGGAAGAGATGTTACCATTCTGGCAAGCGGAATAATGGTGGCAGAGGCCTTGAAAGCAGCTGAAAAACTCTCTGCAAAAGGAATTGACGCAGAAATAATAAATATCCATACAATTAAACCTTTAGATGAAGAACTTGTATTGCAGAGCGCAAGAAAGACTGGAGCAGTTGTAACTGCTGAAAATCATTCCGTACTCAACGGATTGGGAGGAGCAGTTGCTGAATTCCTAGGTGAAAACTATCCTGTCCCCGTGCAGAGAGTCGGAGTAAAGGATACATTTGGAGAAGTAGGTTTTACAGACTTCTTAAAAGAAAAATACGGACTTACTGAAAAAGAAATAGTTCAGGCAGCAGAAAAAGCCATAGATATGAAAAGATAA
- a CDS encoding transketolase, whose protein sequence is MENKIKMLENRACEIRKLTIQTIGKLGVGHIGGALSLCEVLSALYFEVMNIDSKDSKMENRDRFVLSKGHGGPALYSALALKGFIPMEELDTLNKPDTNLPSHCDMKRTNGIDMSTGSLGQGFSAATGMAVSAMMDKKSLYVYTIIGDGESQEGQIWEAAMLAGGRGLDNIIAFTDYNKMQIDGLIEEVNGLEPLDRKWEAFGWHVQSIDGHDMKQILHAIDNAKKIKGKPHMIILNTIKGKGGFFCENSVASHNMPISEETWKKAVELLDKREDA, encoded by the coding sequence ATGGAAAACAAAATTAAAATGCTTGAAAACAGAGCATGTGAGATACGAAAGTTAACCATACAAACCATTGGAAAACTTGGTGTTGGACATATCGGTGGAGCATTATCACTCTGTGAAGTTTTGTCAGCACTTTATTTTGAAGTTATGAATATTGATTCAAAAGACTCAAAAATGGAAAACAGAGACAGGTTTGTTTTGTCAAAAGGCCATGGTGGTCCGGCACTATATTCGGCGCTGGCGTTGAAAGGCTTTATTCCAATGGAGGAATTGGATACCCTAAACAAGCCTGATACAAACCTTCCAAGCCACTGCGACATGAAGAGAACAAATGGTATCGACATGTCAACAGGTTCCCTTGGTCAGGGATTTTCAGCTGCAACCGGTATGGCGGTTTCAGCCATGATGGATAAGAAAAGTCTTTATGTATATACGATTATTGGAGATGGAGAGAGTCAGGAAGGCCAGATATGGGAGGCTGCCATGCTGGCAGGCGGCAGAGGCCTTGATAATATTATAGCCTTTACCGATTACAATAAAATGCAGATTGACGGTCTAATCGAGGAAGTAAACGGACTTGAACCTCTGGACAGGAAATGGGAAGCTTTTGGCTGGCATGTGCAATCCATAGACGGACATGATATGAAACAAATTTTACATGCCATTGACAATGCTAAGAAGATTAAAGGAAAACCGCATATGATTATATTGAATACCATCAAGGGTAAAGGTGGATTTTTCTGTGAAAATAGTGTTGCCTCTCACAATATGCCTATTTCCGAAGAAACATGGAAAAAGGCCGTGGAATTACTGGATAAAAGGGAGGATGCATAA
- a CDS encoding iron-containing alcohol dehydrogenase family protein yields MDNQFEFFMPTKICFEAGISKKVDKYISGKNVLIISDPFLYQSGVAKQIGESMSGKNVAYFSDVEPNPSCESVDKAAEVARAINADCVIGLGGGSALDISKIVSCLVTNEGSIYDYYSGGSRTLSKRQATLVCIPTTAGTGSEVTNVGVYTNKKAGIKMPMVNNEFWPDYSMIDCELTYTLPAPVTASTGMDAFCHAIEAYWNKASQPICDMLAIGAMKLILENIKTAYSEPENKEARAAMIKASLIAGIAFSQTRTTGIHALSFPLTTEFGANHGTACSITLPAFIKISGQQAETKMKALTDYLGFESLEKFSEEIEELMKSMNMPVRLHQIGVKETDLEHITEIGLGAAIIQLTPAVMNKETVYQLLKSIL; encoded by the coding sequence ATGGATAACCAATTTGAATTTTTTATGCCTACAAAAATATGTTTTGAGGCCGGAATATCTAAAAAAGTAGATAAGTATATCAGCGGAAAGAATGTTCTGATTATTTCAGATCCTTTCCTCTATCAGTCCGGTGTCGCAAAACAAATCGGAGAAAGTATGTCAGGTAAAAATGTTGCCTACTTTAGTGATGTGGAACCTAATCCTTCATGTGAAAGTGTTGATAAGGCAGCAGAAGTTGCAAGAGCTATAAATGCTGATTGCGTTATCGGCTTAGGTGGCGGAAGCGCTCTTGATATTTCAAAAATAGTTTCCTGCCTGGTTACAAACGAGGGAAGCATTTATGATTATTACAGCGGCGGCAGCAGGACATTATCAAAAAGACAGGCAACTCTGGTATGTATTCCCACAACTGCCGGAACAGGCAGTGAAGTAACAAATGTTGGTGTATATACAAATAAGAAGGCCGGCATAAAAATGCCAATGGTTAATAACGAATTCTGGCCTGACTATTCAATGATCGACTGTGAGCTTACATATACCTTGCCGGCTCCGGTTACGGCATCTACCGGAATGGATGCTTTCTGTCATGCTATTGAAGCATACTGGAACAAGGCATCACAGCCCATTTGCGATATGCTTGCAATTGGTGCCATGAAGCTGATTCTGGAAAATATAAAAACTGCATACAGCGAACCTGAAAATAAGGAAGCGAGGGCAGCAATGATCAAGGCCAGCTTGATTGCCGGAATTGCCTTTAGCCAGACAAGAACAACTGGTATACACGCATTAAGCTTTCCACTGACCACAGAATTTGGGGCAAACCATGGAACAGCTTGTTCCATAACGCTTCCTGCATTTATAAAAATCAGCGGACAGCAGGCTGAAACAAAAATGAAAGCCTTGACTGATTACCTTGGCTTTGAAAGCCTTGAAAAATTCTCTGAAGAAATTGAAGAGCTTATGAAAAGTATGAATATGCCCGTACGTTTACATCAAATCGGAGTTAAGGAAACTGACCTGGAACATATAACAGAAATTGGCCTTGGAGCTGCGATTATACAGTTAACTCCGGCTGTTATGAATAAAGAAACAGTTTATCAGCTGCTTAAATCAATTCTATAA
- a CDS encoding glycerol dehydrogenase, with product MKKVMISPSKYIQGEDELYNLGTYAKEFSNRALLVASKVDQSRVQNYIDKALETDSFDIVYGEFGEECTKKEIARLQKLAEDKDCGVFIGLGGGKALDTAKAASFLSKKPVIIVPTIASTDAPTSKLAIIYNEKSEFEEYFHLQKNPDLVLVDTGIISRAPVRFLIAGMGDALSTYFEARSCIRSGANNMPGGKSTKAAYALATLCFETLMEESLKAKAACEMKVVTPALENIVEANILLSGLGFESSGLAAAHAVHNGLTVLEETHHYMHGEKVSFGTVVHLVLENAPQEEIDNVIGYCKSVGLPTCLKDLGIVQVTEEKIMAVAKAATAEGETIHNMPFPVTAKDVYAAIITADKLGQ from the coding sequence ATGAAAAAAGTAATGATATCACCATCTAAATATATACAGGGTGAGGATGAACTGTATAATTTAGGAACATACGCTAAGGAATTTTCCAACAGGGCATTACTGGTAGCCTCAAAGGTAGACCAATCAAGAGTACAGAATTATATCGATAAAGCATTGGAAACCGATTCCTTTGATATAGTGTATGGGGAGTTTGGAGAAGAGTGTACAAAAAAAGAAATAGCAAGATTGCAAAAACTCGCTGAGGATAAAGATTGTGGGGTATTTATCGGTTTAGGAGGAGGAAAGGCACTTGATACCGCTAAAGCAGCTTCATTCCTTTCCAAGAAACCAGTAATTATTGTTCCTACCATTGCATCAACAGATGCTCCAACAAGTAAGCTTGCAATAATATATAATGAAAAAAGTGAATTCGAAGAATATTTCCATTTGCAGAAGAATCCTGACCTTGTTCTTGTTGATACAGGAATTATCTCAAGGGCTCCTGTAAGATTCCTTATAGCGGGTATGGGCGACGCACTTTCCACATATTTTGAGGCAAGATCCTGTATAAGATCCGGCGCAAATAACATGCCCGGAGGTAAAAGTACCAAGGCAGCATATGCTTTAGCAACACTTTGCTTTGAAACACTGATGGAGGAATCCTTGAAGGCAAAGGCAGCTTGTGAAATGAAAGTTGTTACACCTGCACTTGAAAATATAGTTGAAGCAAATATACTTCTGAGTGGTCTGGGCTTTGAAAGCAGCGGACTTGCAGCAGCTCATGCGGTTCATAACGGACTTACAGTACTTGAGGAAACTCATCATTATATGCACGGTGAAAAAGTGTCTTTTGGAACAGTTGTTCATCTGGTACTGGAGAATGCCCCTCAAGAAGAAATAGACAATGTGATTGGCTATTGTAAATCTGTAGGTCTTCCAACCTGTCTTAAGGACCTTGGAATTGTTCAGGTTACAGAGGAAAAAATTATGGCTGTAGCAAAAGCTGCCACTGCTGAAGGTGAAACAATACACAACATGCCTTTCCCGGTTACGGCAAAGGATGTATACGCTGCAATAATCACTGCCGACAAACTAGGCCAATAG
- a CDS encoding PocR ligand-binding domain-containing protein, with product MKKNLLDLDYIINADNYRNIQDSIADATDMAIITVDYKGKPITHHSKCTNLCKFVRSHPKLSHICEKCDSRGGLEATRLNQPYIYLCHMGIVDFAIPIAVDGQYLGAVMGGQVRVEDTLEMESLERITSQKTDILEYINKYELEELYQSLPVMKLQKIRANASMIYNICNYIVGEAVLKINLSDGAISKETGYNNYQNKKTSVNTEKLNINTTEKNKPTQGGLLNSRENIILKPALDYIEKYYTRNISLNNMASLCNISTSYFSKLFRRIIGDNFSNYINRIRIKKARELLETTDIPITNIALDLGFEDSGYFIKVFKKFEGVTPSKFRNDAL from the coding sequence GTGAAAAAGAACTTGTTGGATCTGGATTATATAATAAATGCCGATAATTATAGGAATATTCAGGATTCAATTGCTGACGCCACAGATATGGCTATTATTACGGTGGATTACAAAGGTAAACCAATAACCCATCACAGCAAATGTACAAATTTATGTAAATTTGTACGTTCTCACCCTAAACTGTCCCACATATGTGAAAAGTGTGATTCCAGAGGGGGACTGGAGGCGACACGGTTAAATCAGCCCTATATTTATTTATGTCATATGGGGATAGTGGATTTTGCCATACCTATAGCTGTTGACGGTCAGTACCTTGGTGCGGTTATGGGGGGACAGGTCCGTGTTGAAGATACCTTGGAAATGGAATCTCTCGAGAGAATTACCAGTCAAAAAACAGATATTCTTGAATACATTAATAAATATGAACTTGAAGAATTGTACCAAAGTCTGCCGGTAATGAAGCTTCAAAAGATACGTGCTAACGCTTCCATGATATATAACATCTGTAATTATATCGTAGGAGAGGCAGTACTGAAAATAAATCTTAGCGATGGGGCAATTTCAAAGGAAACAGGCTATAACAACTATCAGAATAAAAAAACATCGGTAAATACTGAAAAGTTGAATATAAATACAACTGAAAAAAATAAACCTACACAGGGTGGATTGCTGAATAGCCGGGAAAATATTATTCTTAAACCGGCTCTTGATTATATTGAAAAATACTATACCCGAAATATTAGCCTAAATAATATGGCCAGCTTGTGCAATATCAGTACAAGTTATTTCAGTAAGCTGTTCAGAAGGATAATAGGTGATAATTTCTCAAATTACATTAACAGAATAAGAATAAAAAAAGCTAGAGAACTCCTTGAGACCACTGATATTCCCATAACTAATATAGCGTTGGATTTGGGCTTCGAAGACAGCGGATATTTTATTAAAGTATTTAAAAAATTCGAAGGAGTTACTCCCTCTAAATTCAGAAATGATGCCCTATAA
- a CDS encoding RNA ligase RtcB family protein: MTELEKRKLKLDRLVKIAESLESLKEIQLPDEFEDINISPLGTSLGTIGGGNHFAELQEIENISNKDVFEQMGYDKNKIVLLVHSGSRGYGQAILEESLKLYQAQNGLPVTSQGAKEYMKKHNDAIHWAAVNRELIAYRLLKLLGISTQVIKLSDTCHNGISIKEHDGNPLHIHRKGASACDSGAVVIPGSRGSLTYLVMPTAHTTNSGYSLAHGAGRKWERSVCKAKLESKYTRETIRCTKYKGRVICNNNNLLFEEAPEAYKNIDSVIQSLLEFGLIEVIATFKPILTYKA, encoded by the coding sequence ATGACTGAGCTAGAAAAAAGAAAGTTAAAACTTGACCGGCTTGTAAAAATAGCTGAAAGTCTTGAAAGCCTGAAAGAAATCCAGCTACCGGACGAATTTGAGGATATTAATATCTCTCCTTTAGGTACAAGTCTGGGAACTATCGGGGGAGGAAATCATTTTGCGGAGCTTCAGGAGATTGAAAACATATCGAACAAAGATGTCTTCGAACAAATGGGATATGATAAGAACAAGATCGTGCTTCTTGTTCACAGTGGCTCACGAGGCTATGGGCAAGCTATTCTCGAGGAAAGCCTAAAGCTGTATCAAGCTCAGAATGGACTTCCTGTCACTTCGCAGGGGGCAAAAGAGTATATGAAAAAGCATAACGATGCAATTCATTGGGCAGCAGTTAATAGAGAGTTAATTGCGTATCGACTTCTTAAGCTTCTTGGGATAAGCACACAGGTAATCAAGTTATCGGATACCTGTCATAATGGTATAAGTATAAAAGAACATGACGGAAACCCACTACATATTCACAGAAAAGGAGCTTCCGCCTGCGATTCAGGTGCTGTTGTTATACCCGGTTCAAGAGGTTCCCTAACCTACCTTGTTATGCCGACAGCTCATACTACAAATTCCGGATACTCCCTAGCACACGGTGCAGGACGGAAATGGGAAAGAAGCGTGTGCAAAGCTAAACTGGAAAGCAAATACACAAGGGAAACCATCAGGTGCACAAAGTATAAGGGAAGAGTCATTTGCAATAACAATAACCTTCTTTTTGAGGAAGCTCCTGAAGCATATAAGAACATTGATTCAGTAATCCAAAGCCTTCTGGAATTTGGATTGATAGAAGTAATCGCAACGTTTAAACCAATTTTGACATATAAAGCATAG
- the prfH gene encoding peptide chain release factor H, with protein sequence MWIQISSGKGPDECELAVSLFLKSFENECNKKQIKTNSIDVIPGQIAGNFKSVLLSLDNSDNQIMDNIKSGTVLWICKSPYRPNHKRKNWFINVEVFQTPDKLCFCERDVRFESMRSSGPGGQNVNKVETAVRAIHLPTGLTVTASEERSQYMNKKLALCRLSNLIQERNNLNFSVQKKNMWEQHNTLERGNPIRIYEGKEFRIKTN encoded by the coding sequence ATGTGGATACAAATAAGTTCGGGAAAAGGCCCTGACGAATGTGAACTTGCAGTAAGCCTTTTCCTAAAATCATTTGAAAATGAATGTAACAAAAAACAGATTAAAACCAACAGTATTGATGTAATACCCGGCCAGATAGCCGGCAACTTTAAATCCGTACTTCTTTCACTTGATAATTCTGATAATCAAATTATGGATAATATCAAAAGCGGTACGGTTTTATGGATTTGCAAAAGTCCATACCGCCCCAATCACAAGAGAAAGAACTGGTTTATCAATGTGGAAGTGTTTCAAACACCAGATAAACTATGCTTTTGTGAGAGGGATGTACGTTTTGAATCAATGAGGAGTTCAGGTCCCGGAGGCCAAAATGTAAATAAGGTTGAAACTGCTGTTAGGGCAATTCACCTTCCGACAGGCTTAACAGTAACAGCAAGTGAAGAAAGGTCCCAGTATATGAACAAAAAACTAGCACTTTGCAGACTGTCAAACCTTATCCAAGAAAGAAATAATTTAAATTTCTCTGTCCAAAAGAAAAACATGTGGGAACAACATAATACATTGGAAAGAGGTAATCCAATACGGATTTATGAAGGAAAGGAGTTTAGAATAAAAACAAATTAA